One window of the Candidatus Jettenia sp. genome contains the following:
- a CDS encoding ASCH domain-containing protein, with product MKAITVRQPWAWAIINAGKNIENRNWNTHFRGRAAIHAASAMTREEYEDGYEYIKSINHRLKIPAYEDLARGAIIGTVEITDCVQNSDSPWFGGKYGFVLARPKKLSEPIPCKGALSFWNVPQNIESRIKKAI from the coding sequence ATGAAAGCAATCACCGTCCGCCAACCTTGGGCATGGGCAATTATCAACGCAGGAAAGAATATTGAGAACCGCAACTGGAATACACATTTTCGTGGCAGGGCAGCTATTCACGCAGCCAGCGCCATGACGCGCGAAGAATATGAAGATGGTTATGAATACATCAAAAGTATTAACCATAGGCTCAAAATACCTGCTTACGAAGACTTGGCGCGCGGCGCGATTATCGGAACAGTTGAAATTACAGATTGTGTTCAAAACTCTGATTCGCCTTGGTTCGGAGGAAAGTATGGGTTTGTTTTAGCGCGTCCCAAGAAATTATCTGAGCCAATACCATGCAAGGGAGCATTGAGTTTTTGGAATGTGCCACAAAATATTGAGTCTCGGATCAAGAAGGCAATCTAG
- a CDS encoding transposase: MVGLVLDREGFVHRHEVFEGNRQDITTLKTVVERLREGLKDKQKNPTIIVDRGMVSEESLKFLREKGMNYIVAARQSQRGEYYEEFEGIPVQEIETKSKGKVEVQNLSITCCMLLSIA; this comes from the coding sequence ATAGTAGGATTAGTGCTTGATAGGGAGGGATTCGTCCATAGGCATGAGGTATTTGAGGGAAATAGGCAAGACATCACAACGCTCAAGACAGTCGTAGAAAGGCTCAGGGAAGGACTCAAGGATAAGCAGAAGAATCCTACGATAATCGTAGACAGGGGAATGGTATCGGAGGAGAGTTTGAAATTTCTCAGAGAGAAAGGGATGAACTACATCGTAGCAGCGCGACAGAGTCAGAGAGGTGAATACTATGAGGAGTTTGAAGGCATACCGGTACAAGAGATTGAAACAAAAAGCAAAGGGAAGGTTGAGGTACAGAACTTGTCTATCACCTGTTGCATGCTATTAAGTATAGCTTGA